In Rhinoraja longicauda isolate Sanriku21f chromosome 12, sRhiLon1.1, whole genome shotgun sequence, the DNA window caacttctgcatttttcccaggaatacctgccatttctgttccacagtcttccctgctagggcctccttccagtcaattttgtccaactcctgcctcatgcctctgtaatcccctttgctatactgtaatactgacacctctgattttcccttctccctctccatttgtagagtaaaacttatcatattgtggtcactacctcctaatggctcatttacctcgagtccccttatcaggtcaggttcattacataacactaaatccagaattgccttttccctggtaggctccagtacaagctgttctaagaatccatctcggaggcactccacaaactctctttcctggggtccattaccaacctgattttcccagtctacctgcatgttgaaatctcccatgaccaccgtagcattacatttgtgacatgccaattttagctcctgattcaacttgcaccctatgtcgaggctactgtttgggggcctgtagatgactcccattagggtctttttacccttacaattcctcatctctatccatactgattctacatctcctgattctatgtcactccttgcaagggagtgaatatcattccttaccaacagaactacccggccccctctccccacctgcctgttttttctgtacgttgtgtacccctgaatattcagctcccagccctggtcctcttgtagccatgtctcagtgattcccacaacatcatacttgccaatgtctaactgagcctcaagcttatccactttatttcttatacttcacgcatttaaatacaacactttaacttcggtatttacctcccttactattggccctgaccttactctcatatcccttctagaacttcccttcccattcatacgagagtcctttacagtttctcctgtattcgcttcccctttaactccatctccatattcccaatttgtcaacccctcccccccactacttagtttaaagccacgctcgtagcactagcaaacctgcctgccagaatgttggtccccctgctgttaaggtgtaacccgtcccttttgtacaggtcacccctaccccagaagagatcccagtggtccagaaatctaaatccctgctccctgcaccagcccctcagccatacattcatatccccgatctctctgttcctgccctcaccagcacgaggtacaggtagcagtccagagataaccaccctcgacgtcctacttctcagtcttcttcctaactccctaaactcacgctgcagtatctccttcctcttcctcccgatgtcgtttgtgcccacatgcacaactacttccggttgatcaccttccctcgctaggatgttctgaagccgccccgtgatgtcttgaaccctggcaccagggaggcaacaaacctcgactcccgcctgtcgccacagaatctactgtccgtacctcggacaatggagtcaccgactactatggctcttcctgacttcggtctccccggtcgagtttccttgcctgggatagaaccgccaacgcgactgccgctcggactggaagcgtcttctgccccaacagttcccaatagggtgtacctgtttgcaataggcatagccatcggggtctcctgtagtccacgtttgctcctccctgaaacggtctcccaccttcgctcgacctagacccttggcgtgacagcctcacaaaaggtcctgtccaggaaactctcgcatggccctgaggtcaaccagctgcttttccaactctgccacacgtccagtcaggagctgcacctggacacagttcttgcaggtgtagctcccagaagctccagcagtgtctctaccttcccacatcctgcaggaaacacactgcaccaacttgtgcgCCATCACTTCGGTGTCAAAAACAATTCCGGCTCAAAAAACAAGcgtagcctcctcgccgaagactcgcagccaaagactcgcacttttctcacagggcacttttctcacggggCACTCTTCTCACGGGGCACTCTTCTCACGGGGCACTCTTCTCACGGGGCACTCTTCTCACGGGGCACTCTTCTCACGGGGCACTCTTCTCACGGGGCACTCTTCTCACGGGGCACTCTTCTCACGGGGCACTCTTCTCACGGGGCACTCTTCTCACGGGGCACTCTTCTCACGGGGCACTCTTCTCACGGGGCACTCTTCTCACGGGGCACTCTTCTCACGGGGCACTCTTCTCACGGGGCACTCTTCTCACGGGGCACTCTTCTCACGGGGCACTCTTCTCACGGGGCACTCTTCTCACGGGGCACTCTTCTCACGGGGCACTCTTCTCACGGGGCACTCTTCTCACGGGGCACTCTTCTCACGGGGCACTCTTCTCACGGGGCACTCTTCTCACGGGGCACTCTTCTCACGGGGCACTCTTCTCACGGGGCACTCTTCTCACGGGGCACTCTTCTCACGGGGCACTCTTCTCACGGGGCACTCTTCTCACGGGGCACTCTTCTCACGGGGCACTCTTCTCACGGGGCACTCTTCTCACCGGGCACTCTTCTCACCGGGCACTCTTCTCACCGGGCACTCTTCTCACCGGGCACTCTTCTCACCGGGCACTCTTCTCACCGGGCACTCTTCTCACCGGGCACTCTTCTCACCGGGCACTCTTCTCACCGGGCACTCTTCTCACCGGGCACTCTTCTCACCGGGCACTCTTCTCACCGGGCACTCTTCTCACCGGGCACTCTTCTCACCGGGCACTCTTCTCACCGGGCACTCTTCTCACGGGGCACTCTTCTCACGGGGCACTCTTCTCACGGGGCACTCTTCTCACGGGGCACTCTTCTCACCGGGCACTCTTCTCACCGGGCACTCTTCTCACCGGGCACTCTTCTCACCGGGCACTCTTCTCACCGGGCACTCTTCTCACCGGGCACTCTTCTCACCGGGCACTCTTCTCACCGGGCACTCTTCTCACCGGGCACTCTTCTCACCGGGCACTCTTCTCACCGGGCACTCTTCTCACCGGGCACTCTTCTCACCGGGCACTCTTCTCACCGGGCACTCTTCTCACCGGGCACtctacttccctcaacagggctgcaccccttgtgcaagccttgcttatatcagtcactaaattacttatatggccaatttaccaatcgtctgctttaattgatcaaccaatctcacttctctgctgccttcctgaccagcttggagTTATGCGCTCTTATTAatctgccttttccactgcaattaacacttacttttcttctcagccaacgggcgtccttgctctgctcccggacttttcaaactgactactagcgtcctcttggcgctctttttgaactgccttttccactgcatCATTAATCATTAGTGATGGAGACACATTTGGATTTTAGTATATTGCAAGAATTGAAATGAAGGTGAGTATTGTCCCAAAGTAGATATAGCAATTTTGGCATATAAACACGTGTGAGGGTTGTGGACAATATCAAGGTTGTAGCCACACTGGTTTGAGAAGTTTGTATAATTGAGCAAAAGATATGAGGTAGATATATCCCATGGTGCAATCATTCTACATGCTGCATAATAATCCTGTATATGAGAAATGATCAGGAACATATCTGAACACAGTAGCCATGTCAAATTATATAGCAATGTTTGATGTGCTTAGAAGCCATTGGATGCAAACCAATGGTGATGGTTTGCATGATACAATTTGTGATGCTGCATCTACAGTGTACACTGGGTACTGGAGACTTAATCAGAGAGAAAAGTACCATTCGCCTTCAAGAATGAATATTTATTGAGTAAAATCATTGTCAGATAAGTCGAAGATTAAGGGGAACAATGTAGCCATTCTTAACCTAAGAATTGTGTATGATGTAGATGTAATTCATTTTTAATTGAGGGCGCTCAATAGAGGATGCTGGAATGAGCTAATTATGAAAGTTGTTTTGTAACTTATCTGCAAGGTGGTTTGCAGTAGTCATTAGTAATTGACATGTAGCCATACAAAATGGTAACCTGAAAACTAATAGACAAGATGTACAGCATGATATTTTTACTTGTAGGAAATGAGATCTGAACTAAGTTTTGGAATGTAAGGTAACACTTTGAAGATATGCTCCGCTTATTGTTCATGctgactttttttaaaattaaatgctgTGCATCAGCCATATTATTGATTCTCATTGAAGAAATCTTCAGTTTATTTACCGGTCTTTAGAATGTGTAAAGGGCAAGGGGACTTCAGCATGGGAGAGATGATTTTGAACAATTGATACTGTTATTAATTTGCCTCATTGCTCCTTTTCTGATTCATTTAAGATTAAACAGTGGCCCTGTGTTTGGATACGAAAATGATGTTGGGAATAAAACAACATTTCGATTGTGTTACCCAGAATCTATTTCTATCGATCGTAGCCATCATGACAACAACACTACAATGATTTTTGTCCCCTTTAAGACTGCAGATTTGCGATGGTTAAAAGAAGTGCTCTTAAAGAAGAGAGTGGTGAGTTTGCTGAAATTGTAACTGATCCAACTGGTTTCCATCATAGGGGCCACTTACTTATTCGCATGAACATAGTATTGGGTTTTAAATACTGTGACACACATAACTCAGATTTTTCTTGCATTAATATGATGCCCTTTTTTAACTTCGGACCTTGTTGCCACGTGAactgttttttttccttcttgTAATCCCCCACCACCCAGAGTTCTTGACCACTGTGGTGATGTTGTGAATGGTCCTTAATTACTTTCCCCATTCCTTTTAAGAACTGCTAAAATCATCCTACCATATCATTCCAAAATTTGAATAGGGAGAGTCGCAGACAACATTTTAGAAGAGTCTAGATGAGAGCTTATATCTTCCAGGCTGGAAGATGTGATTACTATGAATGGGTGCCTACTGCTTGATGTAGATGTCATGGATTTCATGCTCTTCAATACAAGCTTCCACCTCTACAACCTCTCTCTacaactaagggcggcacggtagcgcagcggtagagttgctgctttacagcgaatgcagcgccggagactcaggttcgatcctgactacgggtgctgcactgtaaggagtttgtacgttctccccgtgacctgcctgggttttctccgagatcttcggtttcctcccacactccaaagacgtacaggtatgtaggttaattggctgggtaatgtaaaaattgtccctagtgggtgtaggatagtgttaatgtatggggatcgctgggcggcacggacttggagggccgaaaaggcctgtttccggctgtatatatatgatatgatatgatatgatatgatatgatatgatatgattccaaGAGCTGTGATCATTTCTCATGGGACTAACCTATTACTACCTATCCTGATGGTGCAATGACCCTAATTGTAGCACCTTCATGTTGTTTTCTATTTGTTGCACTGTGTTCACAACATTTTCTCCATCTCTCCTTTATATTAATCCAATCTTCCAGCCGTCAGCAGAGTTGACTGCACCATCCTTCAGCAGTGCTTTCCAGCTCAATTGCATTGCTTTCCCATTCTGTACTCCTCGTCTCCCTTGTTGTTTAAATGTCTGTCAGACTCTGCTTTGGATGTATACAGTGACTCCACCTCCACAGTTCTCTGGGGTAAAGAACTCGAAAGATTGTGATTTTCAAACAACAAATTCCGTCTCGCCTCTGTCTGAAATTGGTAGCACTACTTTGAAACAATGCTGCTTTGTCTTAGATACTGCAGAAGGAAAACATCCTCTTCAGCATCCATCTCATCAGTCCCCTTCAGAATCTTCATCAGAAAagtgcaggtcatgcagcatgtgTGGatgctgaagggtcccaaccctaacatcacctgtcaattccctccctgacccacagagttcctccagcactttccgtTAAAGCGCATAGTGACTTGCTTttactgcatgctaactttatatTTTGAGTCCCCTAGATGCCTTTAGCATCGCGGTTTATAGTCTTGTGTTCTCAGCCTTCCTCAAGTTACCTCCTTTTGTTCAGCATCTGCCAACTTCTTGCTCACTACGCTAACCCATCTTTCCATCATTACCAGATTTGACTATGATACACTCGTTCCATTCACTGAACTCattaatataattaatataatATTAATCACTCAACTCATTAATATAGATGATAAATATTGGAGGGTCTAGCATTGATCTCTAGTAGCCCATCCGTTACTGATTGTCATTCTGATAATAACCCAGTTATGCCCACTATTTACTGTTAGTTACCCATTCTCCCATTCACCCcatgcgggggctgtgcgggtcggtcgcctcggcaggggtcgtgctgcctgtccgtgggtgcggggggaagagagtggaagttttgttgccttccatcacagtgagggggtgtttggagtcactgtgatggatgtttgtgttggggtcgtgtgtcctgtgttcttttctttttttgctgtgttttgtgactgttgaaattttgttcggtatttataccgaatgacaataaagttctgttatactgttatactgcgcggaaacgggtctttcggcccaccgagtccgcaccgaccagcgatcctggcacattaacactatcctacacacaccagggacaagccaattaacctacaacctgcacatctttggagtgtgggaggaaacccatgcggtcatggagagaacgtacaaactccgtacagacagcacccgtagtcaggatcgaacctgggtctccggcgctgtaaggcagcaactctgctgctgtgccatcgtgccacctgCTGGAACTCTCAGTATAGTACATCTGTTTCCCTTTATCCCATTATCCGTCTAGTTTTTAACATCCTCAATGAACTAGCAAATTTGTCTAATGTGATTTCCCCGATCTTATCCATTTTTGGCTCTTTTGATTGTCTCGTGATTTCCTAAACATCTGGCTGGGTTCCTGCATGCCTCTGCCTTAAAGTAATTCAAAACTCTTCTGACAAATTGAATCCCagtccccatcaccctctgatcattctttgaatgtctgaagaagggtcctgacccaaaaggtcatctgtccattttctctagagatgctgtctgacccgctgagttactccagcattttcggatCATTTGCGGAATACTCACTGAGAATAGATACCAATCCACAATTTTGGTGCTATGAACAACTGCTCAGCAATTCATATAAAAATGTAGACTGTACACAGCATTGAGTGACTTTTAAAATCTATCTTTTGGAGTTGCTTGTTGAAAAtgtggtttgtttagtttagagatatagcccttcagcccattgagtctgtgccaaccaatgatcacccatgcactagttctatccagcaCACTGggttcaattaacctaccaacatgtacgtttttggaatgtgggaggacactacaacacctggaggaaacccacacgatcacagggagattgtaaaaactccgtacaaacagcgcccgcaggtgggatcgatcctgggttgctggcgctacaaggcagcaactctaccgctgtgccacccgttAGATAGAGAATAAATGAATCTGCCCCTTGCACAGatgttgaaggattcactgataacAAAAAAGTTGACTTTGTCACTTATTTAAGGTGAATGAATTGAACGCTGTAATGCAAATTTAAGATGTGTACACTTTGTGATTTTGATTACAGTCCTTGCGAGGCTTCTGGAAGAAACCACCCTTGGAACTTATTTACAAGAAAGCTCAAGTTAGGGTACTAAACCCTTCTGTTGTCCAGAAAGCAGCTTTTGAGTTGCTGGATCTTCCGAAAACTGTTGCATGGCCAAAGGTAGGCTGATATCTTTGCTTTGTTTTCCTTCCTAACTCCTTTTATTCTGCATAAAATACTAGTGAGATTGGAATGTCTGTAGTAAATTATTAAAGTTGGACGTTCTGAGCACTGTCAAATGTTGGAAACTAATTACTTCAAAAGGTCATTATTTCCCTTGTGTAaagtagattaaaaaaaaaaatgatgattGAATACAAAGGTGGGTGAATATAACATTAATTATACATTTACAGCTATTTCCCTGGCACAGCCTCTGGTAACAGGAATGCCAATTTCACAGCATTGCCAAATGAAATGGCTTCCCTTCCTCAAAAGAATATCCACCCTCCCAATGTTAAATCGGTTTTGTTTGTGCATGAACCTCAACTTTGAGCATGTTGCTTAATTAATGAAACTTTAAGAACCCCCAAGAGGAAAACATAATTTGTTTGCTGGTCAGTTTTGTCAATATTAAAGTTGGCTCTGTAGGGAGCAGCTTTGTTGTTCGGGCCATGATAATCCAAAGCAGTATTGGATCAAAAATCCATTTTGCTCCTTCAAATGCCTAGAAATTCATTCCCATGTGGCAGTGTTAAATGTATTGTATTAACGTGGCTGTGCTTTCTGCTCTGCTTCTGAAGTTTGGTTTCATCTTGCTCAAGCAAATATTTTATCCGTTTTATGTTTAAAACATTATTCTATGGTAAGGGTCATGCTTTCTATCGATTCTACTAAGATacttatttgatttgatttattgTTTCTGGCAGCCACCTCAATATCCAACAACTGGGATCATTGCATTATCGATGGCACTTACCATGTGTGATGAAGTTCACATAGCTGGCTTCAAATATGATGCTAAGAATCGTAATGGCACTTTACATTATTACGGCAATGAAACCATGTCAACCATGGAAAAGGTAGGTCCCTGAACAGAAGTTTTGTTGTAGCTTTTGGAAACAGCTAATAATAacattgataataataataataaacatttattttttatagcgcttttccaaatgctcaaagacgctttacaaaaacagtcaagacataaaaacaaacagacaaactatcctgacggagaagcggcgaacaaatagcgccagcgtcctctcacgtcaggttccggcagtagacaataaagaacacaagacacacaattacaatttttaacacaaacagccatcacagtgattgctc includes these proteins:
- the LOC144598934 gene encoding type 2 lactosamine alpha-2,3-sialyltransferase-like isoform X4 → MNDWRSPKGLSSMKRQRYLKLSVMLLVILGSTYYLINEKIQFRSKSESKNPFLCSSDIGHKSWPANAMVKPETLPFGTLSTERHFQAILENLENCDLPHQLKNLSCLRCIVIGNGAVLRNRTLGKKINAYDVVIRLNSGPVFGYENDVGNKTTFRLCYPESISIDRSHHDNNTTMIFVPFKTADLRWLKEVLLKKRVSLRGFWKKPPLELIYKKAQVRVLNPSVVQKAAFELLDLPKTVAWPKPPQYPTTGIIALSMALTMCDEVHIAGFKYDAKNRNGTLHYYGNETMSTMEKRFSKCSKTLYKNSQDIKTNRQTILTEKRRTNSASVLSRQVPAVDNKEHKTHNYNF
- the LOC144598934 gene encoding type 2 lactosamine alpha-2,3-sialyltransferase-like isoform X2, whose protein sequence is MNDWRSPKGLSSMKRQRYLKLSVMLLVILGSTYYLINEKIQFRSGIYGRNSTLLLPFAGVKKTEDVEPIKSESKNPFLCSSDIGHKSWPANAMVKPETLPFGTLSTERHFQAILENLENCDLPHQLKNLSCLRCIVIGNGAVLRNRTLGKKINAYDVVIRLNSGPVFGYENDVGNKTTFRLCYPESISIDRSHHDNNTTMIFVPFKTADLRWLKEVLLKKRVSLRGFWKKPPLELIYKKAQVRVLNPSVVQKAAFELLDLPKTVAWPKPPQYPTTGIIALSMALTMCDEVHIAGFKYDAKNRNGTLHYYGNETMSTMEKRFSKCSKTLYKNSQDIKTNRQTILTEKRRTNSASVLSRQVPAVDNKEHKTHNYNF
- the LOC144598934 gene encoding type 2 lactosamine alpha-2,3-sialyltransferase-like isoform X6; the protein is MKRQRYLKLSVMLLVILGSTYYLINEKIQFRSKSESKNPFLCSSDIGHKSWPANAMVKPETLPFGTLSTERHFQAILENLENCDLPHQLKNLSCLRCIVIGNGAVLRNRTLGKKINAYDVVIRLNSGPVFGYENDVGNKTTFRLCYPESISIDRSHHDNNTTMIFVPFKTADLRWLKEVLLKKRVSLRGFWKKPPLELIYKKAQVRVLNPSVVQKAAFELLDLPKTVAWPKPPQYPTTGIIALSMALTMCDEVHIAGFKYDAKNRNGTLHYYGNETMSTMEKRFSKCSKTLYKNSQDIKTNRQTILTEKRRTNSASVLSRQVPAVDNKEHKTHNYNF
- the LOC144598934 gene encoding type 2 lactosamine alpha-2,3-sialyltransferase-like isoform X3, with product MKRQRYLKLSVMLLVILGSTYYLINEKIQFRSGIYGRNSTLLLPFAGVKKTEDVEPIKSESKNPFLCSSDIGHKSWPANAMVKPETLPFGTLSTERHFQAILENLENCDLPHQLKNLSCLRCIVIGNGAVLRNRTLGKKINAYDVVIRLNSGPVFGYENDVGNKTTFRLCYPESISIDRSHHDNNTTMIFVPFKTADLRWLKEVLLKKRVSLRGFWKKPPLELIYKKAQVRVLNPSVVQKAAFELLDLPKTVAWPKPPQYPTTGIIALSMALTMCDEVHIAGFKYDAKNRNGTLHYYGNETMSTMEKRFSKCSKTLYKNSQDIKTNRQTILTEKRRTNSASVLSRQVPAVDNKEHKTHNYNF